ATTAGAGCCGGCCTTGGCGGCGAACGTCAACTACCTCTTGATTGAATCTCTCGCGGCTCAGGACAGTATTAAAAAGATCATTCGGTTGTTGCGGAAAGGATCGGCCAAAAACCGGACCATGGAAAACAATTACCGGCTGGTCTGGGCCCGCGCCGCTGAAGGGAAATACGAAAAAGCCGTGGAACTTGCCAATGATTTCATAAAAAAGGGGGAGGACCCGGAACTGACGCCTCGAACCCTTTTGGTCCAAGCCTATGCTTTTGAACGGATGGAAAAAAAAGCGGAAGCTTTTGCCACCTACCAGCTGGTGGCCGAACATTTTTCTTCAACGCCTTACGCCGCTAAGGCGGCCGAACTTTCGTGCATGAACTTTTTTCGCGCGGGGGAATATAAATCCATTTCCACCCAGGTCAGCAGTTTGTGGCGTCGTGTCGATCCTGAAGTTCAAAAAAAGTTCCCTGAAACGGTGTATTGGATGGGGCACTCGGCCATGAAACTTCGGGATTTTGCCCAGGCGCATAAATATTTTAATGAATTTGTTCTTTTGGCGCCCACGGACCATCCCTGGCGGACGGAATCTCTCCGTGCCCAGGCCTTGGCATACGCCATGGACAAAAGCGTGAAAGACGCGTTGCCGGTTCTTCAACGGGCGTATCAAAGCGCGCAACAAACGGAAAACAAAGGGCTCATGGCAAAACTGACCATGGATATGGGGAACATTGCTTTTAATTCCCGGAAATATGAAGAAGCTGTTTCCTACTATCGGAGATTGGAACTCATTGACCCCAAAAACACGATGATTCCCTTTTCCCTTTACCAGCAGGCGCTCAGTCTTTACAGGGCGGAATACTACAACGAAGCCGCGGACACCTGGGAGAAGATATCGGTTCAGTTTCCCAGGGACAGTCGCGCCGCGGAATCTTTGTTTCGCGCGTCCCGAACCCGTTTTGAATTGGGCAAGTATTTGGAAGCCGTGGTGGGGTACGAAACCTTGGTGCGTAATTTCCCCAAATCCCCGCTCGTGCGAGACGCGCGTTTTCAGATTGGACAATCTTATTTCAACGCGAAAGAATGGGCCAAAGCGATTGAGAGCTATTTGAGTTTTAAGGGGCATTTCCCAACCGATCCCGAGTTGAATCAGGTGAGCAACTACATTCAATTGGCTTCTTACAATTCGGGAATGACGGTCGCCGAGATGGAAACCGCTTTCCGAGGGGAAACGAAGACACCCGTTTTGGCGGATGTGTATTGGCGCGAAGGAGCCAAGAATTTCAACGAAAAGAATTACGATGCGGCGCGAAATAATTTTCAAAAGATTTTGTATGAATTCCCCAGTTCTTCCTGGGCGTCTCAGGCGTCGTATTATCGGGCTGAATCTTTGTTCCTGCAAGAAAACTACAAAGACGCGGTGGCCTCTTACGAAAGTTTCCTTCAAGGCTTTCCGGGCAATGCCAATAGCGCTCCCGCTCAGTTTCATTTGGCGGTGTCGTATTTTAGTTTGAATAACTTTGATCGAAGTGCCGCTGTTTTCGAGGAATTCAGTAAGACGTTCCCAAATGATGACCTGTCCAGGAGCGCGGTGTTGAACGCCGCTATTTCATACGCGCGTTTGGGTGATGTGGAAAAAACCACCCGGGGCTATCTTCGCTACGCGGAACTTTTTCCGGAGGCCGAGGACGTCGGGGTGGCTTTTATTCAACTGGGGCAGTTTTTGGAAAAAGTCGGTCAAGAATCGCGGGCGGTCGAAGCTTACCGGCGGGTTCCCTCGAAACGGAAAGAGTATCCCCAGGCCCTATACCTGCTGGCGCGCCTTCATAAAACTCTTTCGGAACCCGTGGGTGAACGTCGATCCTACGAAGCGCTCTTAACCGTTGGTGCGAAAGGGGATCCCTATCGGATCGCGGGACTCTTGGCTTTGGCGGACCTCCATTTGGCCGCCAACGACGCCGAAAAAGCTTTATCGGTGTATGGGGATGTATTGAAAAATGCCACCGATGACCCGAGCCGAATTTTGGCTCAGACCCAAATTTCGGCCATTCGCGCCGCGATCGAGTCTCAAACGCCGGCGCAAGGGGCAACGAAAAAATGACAGGGGAATACACGCTTAGGGGGAATCCATGCACGAGTTGAGTTTTTGGGGCATATTGAAAATCAGTTTGGTCATGCCGGTGTTGTTGTTTCTGTCGGTCATTATGGTGGGTGTCTTTATTGAGCGGGTCCTGTTCTTTGCCCGTATGGGAAACATCGATCCCTTTTTGTTCAAGAGTTTGAAAGAATATGTGGTGGCCGGGAAGCTGAAAGAGGCTCAGGTTCTGGCGGGGCAGGGAAATGGATTGATTGCGGAGGCGTTGGAAGCGGTGTTGGCCGCGTCTCATTCGCGGGAGCGAACGGAAATGGACCATGTGTTGACGCTCTACTTTCAACGAACACAGGCTCTCTTGAGTCGGCGACTGGGGCTGTTTGGGACCTTGAGTTTTATCTCGCCTCTTTTGGGGTTGTTGGGGACCGTGCTGGGGGTGATGGCCGCCTTTCGTGACCTGGCCATGACCGGATCCGGCGGGCCTGGGGTGGTGGCGGCGGGTATTTCAGAAGCGTTATACGCGACCGCGGCGGGTATTGTCGTTGCGGTGACCGCCGCGCTCATCTACAACTATTTCAATTTCAAATTGAAACATATTTTAAATAGTTTGAATATTTTCGGGCAAGAGATTGCGCTGATTGTTTCCTTAGGGCGGGATGTTTAATTTAACAGGCGGGAACAAGACGGGCGAAACCGTGTCTCATCTTCTGGAGGGGGACCTCGCACTTGAATGATCTCATGAACGAAGACGATATGGCTGAAACCGAGAAAATCAACGTGGTTCCCTTGGCGGACTTAACGTTGGTGTTGTTGATTATTTTGATGGTTCTCTCTCCCATGATCAGTCAGTCCATGATCCGGGTGGCGACGCCTCAAGTGGCGTCTTCCGGCCAAGAGGGACAGGCTGGTCCGGAAGAGAAGATTCCGCTTCTGATCGCTATTTCTGACGAAGGCTATCGGCTGAATAATATGCCCTTTGAGAACCTGAATGTGTTGTTCACCAGTCTCCATGAGCGGTTGGCGGCCGATCGGGAACGGCCGGTTCTGGTGAGCGCGGCCGATGATGTTTTTGTGGGGAAAGTGGTCGAGGTGTTGGACGGGGTCAAACAGATGGGTGCGGGGGAAGTTTCTCTCGTCAAAAATGTGGTTCCGGGGAAAAAGAAATGAACGATGTCCGGCGGCGGATCACCATCGATGGGGCGATCGGAGGCGTGAATATTGTGCCTGTGATCGATCTCTGTTTGGTGCTCTTGGTGATCCTCTTGATTCTATCGCCGATCATGGACAAGGCCCCTGTGGAAGTCACTTTACCGAAAGCGCACGTGTCGAAAGAAGATTTGGAAAACAATATTTCCATAACCGTTGATCCCGAAGGACGCCTCGCGGTGAACACGACCGAGGTCGCCCTATCCGATTTGGGGGCAGAGATTAACCGTCAACTTCGGACGCACGCCACCGATGTTTTCGTCATTATTCGCGCCGACGAAAAAGTGACGTATGGTGGGCTCACAGACTTGATTAAAATTGCCAAAGAGGCGGGGGCCCGTTATGTGGCTGTGGGGACTCGCGAATTTAATGAAGATGAAAAGAAAGTTGCGAAAAACCTTCGAGGGACAAACCCGTGGTGACACGTTCGTGGGAGTTGGTGTATGGGCGACAGCCGGTTTCCCGTGACACCTTCTTATTCCTGGTGGCGCTGGTCCTTCATTTGCCCTTATTTATGATGGAGGTCAAGGCCCCTCTTAAGGGGAACGTGAGGAATCCCCTGATTGTCATTCAAATGCGAGAGGCGGCTATCGATCGTGTGGTGGCCCAAGGTATGGTTGTTCCGCCACCGGTTCTAGGGAAGGTGACGAAGACCATTGACCTTTCCCACCTGATTAAACCTCCGGTAAGTCTTCCGACCCCGACGGGGACGACGTCTCCGAAGCTCCCGGACATTAATAGAATCTTGGCTCCGGCGATTCCTGCCCCCCTGGTGGCGGGGGGAGTGACACCCCTTCAGGTGAATTCTGATTCGAAACCCCTTTCCACTTCTGGCGTAAACATTGAGAAAATTATTGATCGGGGGCAATTTTTGGTGGCTAAAAACACGAT
The sequence above is a segment of the Elusimicrobiota bacterium genome. Coding sequences within it:
- a CDS encoding biopolymer transporter ExbD, with protein sequence MNDVRRRITIDGAIGGVNIVPVIDLCLVLLVILLILSPIMDKAPVEVTLPKAHVSKEDLENNISITVDPEGRLAVNTTEVALSDLGAEINRQLRTHATDVFVIIRADEKVTYGGLTDLIKIAKEAGARYVAVGTREFNEDEKKVAKNLRGTNPW
- a CDS encoding biopolymer transporter ExbD, yielding MNEDDMAETEKINVVPLADLTLVLLIILMVLSPMISQSMIRVATPQVASSGQEGQAGPEEKIPLLIAISDEGYRLNNMPFENLNVLFTSLHERLAADRERPVLVSAADDVFVGKVVEVLDGVKQMGAGEVSLVKNVVPGKKK
- a CDS encoding tetratricopeptide repeat protein, translating into MKFRLYRTAGCIPCILRGRKSVGNRFVLGALLFVLSGSASLGAAPKKKDSRVDPIRTFQFKYQQNELDQAVRNYLGFLHKVAPGLEEVGSQYAVADMLMDRKNFEEATRLLKLLSEVPSKDIYFRQSVRLRMATSLMRQSRYNEAAGYYREVTEGPVKALVPEAMIGWALATLSAGDFEGAYERFREITALYPAYKTHPRYMLPLGLIQWQMRKYPSALAYFLRDDRNPASQYFAGLSFRQMGRYPEASGMFRRITQSYPDSVWADRARFELGETFYVQGDFLLAAHTFEDIYLSHRSETWDNLALYRLACCWVRMKEFAKAEAGLEKLNRKKLEPALAANVNYLLIESLAAQDSIKKIIRLLRKGSAKNRTMENNYRLVWARAAEGKYEKAVELANDFIKKGEDPELTPRTLLVQAYAFERMEKKAEAFATYQLVAEHFSSTPYAAKAAELSCMNFFRAGEYKSISTQVSSLWRRVDPEVQKKFPETVYWMGHSAMKLRDFAQAHKYFNEFVLLAPTDHPWRTESLRAQALAYAMDKSVKDALPVLQRAYQSAQQTENKGLMAKLTMDMGNIAFNSRKYEEAVSYYRRLELIDPKNTMIPFSLYQQALSLYRAEYYNEAADTWEKISVQFPRDSRAAESLFRASRTRFELGKYLEAVVGYETLVRNFPKSPLVRDARFQIGQSYFNAKEWAKAIESYLSFKGHFPTDPELNQVSNYIQLASYNSGMTVAEMETAFRGETKTPVLADVYWREGAKNFNEKNYDAARNNFQKILYEFPSSSWASQASYYRAESLFLQENYKDAVASYESFLQGFPGNANSAPAQFHLAVSYFSLNNFDRSAAVFEEFSKTFPNDDLSRSAVLNAAISYARLGDVEKTTRGYLRYAELFPEAEDVGVAFIQLGQFLEKVGQESRAVEAYRRVPSKRKEYPQALYLLARLHKTLSEPVGERRSYEALLTVGAKGDPYRIAGLLALADLHLAANDAEKALSVYGDVLKNATDDPSRILAQTQISAIRAAIESQTPAQGATKK
- a CDS encoding MotA/TolQ/ExbB proton channel family protein → MHELSFWGILKISLVMPVLLFLSVIMVGVFIERVLFFARMGNIDPFLFKSLKEYVVAGKLKEAQVLAGQGNGLIAEALEAVLAASHSRERTEMDHVLTLYFQRTQALLSRRLGLFGTLSFISPLLGLLGTVLGVMAAFRDLAMTGSGGPGVVAAGISEALYATAAGIVVAVTAALIYNYFNFKLKHILNSLNIFGQEIALIVSLGRDV